A single region of the Parasphingorhabdus litoris DSM 22379 genome encodes:
- the gspM gene encoding type II secretion system protein GspM translates to MMESIKNWFHALSSREKILIGVGAVLAALVIGYYAIILPFISAFASAEQRYQQATDGQARIEAKVEALTAPADGAVKPVAGPLDVFVSQNAGEAGFAVGRLEPQTNGAVRLTITSAKPTALFGWLARLESRGVAVEELAVNPGPNETVTATIILRLIEPS, encoded by the coding sequence CTCAGCTCGCGGGAGAAAATACTCATTGGCGTCGGCGCTGTTCTGGCCGCCTTGGTAATCGGATATTACGCAATCATTCTGCCCTTTATTAGCGCTTTTGCGTCGGCGGAGCAGCGTTATCAGCAGGCAACGGATGGCCAGGCACGGATTGAAGCGAAAGTGGAAGCGCTGACCGCTCCGGCGGATGGCGCCGTCAAACCGGTCGCCGGACCACTGGATGTTTTTGTCAGTCAAAATGCCGGAGAAGCCGGTTTTGCCGTTGGTCGCCTTGAACCGCAAACCAATGGTGCGGTCAGACTGACCATTACATCGGCCAAGCCAACCGCCTTGTTCGGCTGGCTCGCGAGACTGGAAAGCCGCGGTGTAGCGGTCGAAGAACTTGCTGTTAATCCAGGACCGAATGAGACGGTGACCGCGACGATAATATTGCGATTGATAGAACCAAGCTAA
- a CDS encoding acyl-CoA desaturase, translated as MATAYHDIQPDEFEPEQVHPQHGVIIGGPAARAKRIEYGILLSSMVIGSLGALYWTLTHATGWVEWSAFLFGYVLINMGVGIGYHRFYTHRAFEAGPKMRLAIGIMAQMACQASVLKWAADHRRHHAFSDRVGDLHSPYIDGHGKKMSKWKGLGIAHFGWLFDNTTSDMKVYGKGLIDDPQVLWCHKHRWSIAIFSSVVLPALWALAFGGPEHIIGTILIGGFFRNFFFLNFVMGVNSVGHVFGSQRFKTKDGSRNNWFMAWMTFGDGWHNNHHQHPRSAYAGMMWWEVDVNGYIISLWEKMGLVWNVQRAPKYVRDADGNWVQEKKLNAPQTADVPSPEAMSLDDGGVMFAKDAVPGGVKATSETV; from the coding sequence TGAATTCGAACCAGAACAGGTCCATCCGCAGCATGGCGTGATCATCGGCGGACCTGCCGCACGAGCCAAGCGTATCGAATATGGCATATTGTTGTCATCAATGGTTATCGGATCGCTAGGCGCGCTTTATTGGACGCTGACTCACGCTACTGGCTGGGTAGAATGGTCCGCTTTCCTTTTTGGTTATGTTCTGATCAACATGGGCGTAGGCATTGGCTATCACCGCTTTTACACACATCGCGCCTTCGAAGCGGGTCCGAAAATGCGCCTTGCAATCGGCATTATGGCACAAATGGCCTGTCAGGCATCCGTGCTGAAATGGGCGGCCGATCACCGCCGCCACCATGCCTTTTCCGATCGCGTTGGCGATCTACATAGCCCTTATATTGACGGGCATGGCAAGAAAATGTCGAAATGGAAGGGCCTCGGCATTGCCCATTTCGGCTGGCTGTTCGACAACACCACTTCTGACATGAAAGTTTACGGCAAAGGTCTGATCGATGACCCGCAGGTCTTGTGGTGCCACAAGCATCGTTGGTCGATCGCGATTTTTTCCAGTGTTGTGCTTCCGGCACTATGGGCGCTCGCCTTTGGTGGACCGGAACATATTATCGGCACTATCCTGATCGGCGGTTTTTTCCGTAATTTCTTCTTCCTGAACTTTGTGATGGGCGTGAACAGCGTTGGCCATGTCTTCGGCTCACAGCGTTTCAAAACCAAAGATGGATCACGCAATAACTGGTTCATGGCATGGATGACGTTCGGCGATGGCTGGCACAACAACCACCATCAGCACCCACGTTCGGCCTATGCCGGCATGATGTGGTGGGAAGTGGACGTGAACGGCTACATCATCTCGTTATGGGAAAAAATGGGACTGGTCTGGAATGTGCAGCGCGCGCCCAAATATGTCCGCGATGCTGATGGCAATTGGGTGCAAGAAAAGAAGCTGAATGCACCACAAACCGCAGACGTACCAAGCCCAGAGGCGATGTCTCTGGATGATGGTGGCGTTATGTTTGCCAAGGACGCAGTGCCTGGCGGAGTAAAAGCAACCTCCGAGACGGTCTGA